ATGCTGAAGTGAAGATATTTTTAACAGCGTCGATAGAAGAAAGGGCTAAAAGAAGGTATAAAGAATTATTAGAAAAAGGAGAAAATGTAGAGTATAAAAGTATATATGAAGATATTAAAAAGAGAGATGAAGCTGATTCTACAAGAGAAATAGCTCCATTAAAACCTGCGTCTGATTCAATTATAGTAGATACAACAGGCAAAGATATTGAAACAGTAGTAAATGAAATAAAAAATATAATTATTAGAAAAATAAATTTGGAGTGAAAATATGGAAATACGTTTGGCAAAAAAAATAGGTTTTTGTTATGGTGTAGAAAGAGCCTATAAAGAAGCTTTAACATTATCAAAAGAAAATAAAAAGGTATATATATATGGTGATCTTGTTCATAATAACAAGGTAAAAAAAGAGCTTATAGAAAACAATATTTGTTTTTTCTATGAATTAGATAAATTACCCATGGATTCGAAAGATTCTATATGCATAATAAGAGCGCATGGTATTCCATTAAAAGATAAAGAATATTTAAGAGATAATTTTAGTAAGGTAATTGATTTAACTTGTCCTATAGTTGAAAAAGTTTTTAATTATGCATATAATATACAAAAAAATGGGTATTATATAATTGCATATGGGAAAAAAGAGCATGCCGAGATGATAGGATTAAAAGGTAATATTGATGAAAAAAAACTAGAAATTATTAAAGAACCAAAGGGATATAATCATAGTAAAATATGTATTATTAGCCAAACAACAATGGATTACAATAAATTTAGAGAATTTTCTGCAGAGATAGTTAGGTTATCTGATTTTAATGAAGTTGTTATAAAGGATACAATCTGTTATGAAACGAAAATAAGAGAAAATGAATCTAAAGATATTGCAATTTGGGCAGAATTTGTTATAATAATAGGAGGAAAACACAGTTCGAATACTAGAAAATTATATGAAATAGCAAAAAAATACAATGATAATGCTGTTCATATTGACTCGGTAGATGAATTGAAGGGCATGGATATTTCAGGTTATAATAAAATTGGTATCTTAACAGGTACATCAACACCAAATAAATCTGTTGAAGAAGTTATTGAATATTTAAGGAGGGGTTTTTGATGGTTGGAGATAAAAACGAATTTGAAAAACTTTTAAACGAAGAAACGGAATTTCAAATAAAAAAGGGGGATATTATAAAAGGAAAAATTATTACTCAAGGTTCCGATGGAGTTTTTGTTTCTGCTGAAGGTAAACCTTTTGATGTTTATGTGGGAAAAGATTATTTATTAAAAAATGTTAATGATTATAAATTGGGTGATGAAATTACAGTTAAATTATTAAAAATTAATGAATCAGAAGGTCAAGCATTTGGATCTGAAAAAGCAGCAAAAAAAGATGAAATTATTGGAGAAATAACGGAAGGTAAAATTGTTAAAGGAAAGATAAAAGAAAAGGTTAATAAAGGATATAAGGTAATATTAGAGAATGTAATAGAAGGATTTTTACCAGGTTCTTTAGCAATGATAAATAGAAATTCAGATTTTCCAAAGGAAGAAATGGATTTTCTTGTATTAAAAAATGAAAAGAGAAGAAATAAAACAAATATTGTTGTATCTAGGAGAGGTATAATAGAAAAATATACAGAAGAATTCTTTAATAATCATCATTTAAATATGATAATAGAAGGTGTTGTAACCGATATAAAAGAATTTGGCTTGTTTGTTAATTTAAATCAATATATTACAGCATTGGCTCCAAAGAGTGAATTATCTTGGGACAAAAATTTTGATCATATGAAATATTATAAAATTGGAGATAAATTAAAGGGTGTAATAATAAAATTAGATAAAGATAGTAAAAAAGTATCTATTTCAGTAAAAAGGTTAAAAAATGATCCATGGGACGAAGTTGAAAGAAAGTTCCCAATAGATTCTATTGTTAAAGGAGAAGTTGTAGAAATATTCCCATTTGGTTTTGCAATTAGATTAGATGAGGGTATAGAAGGATTAGTTCATGAATCAGAAATATTCTGGTCGGGTAAAGGTAAAATAGAAGATGTGGTCAAAGTTGGAGATGTAGTAAAAGTTAAAGTATTATCCATCGATAAAGATAATAAAAAAATATCTTTAAGTTATAAACAAGTTATGGGGGATCCTTGGGAAGATATTGAAAATAAATTAAAATATGGAGATATAGTAGAAGGTATTGTTGAAAAAATATTACCTAATGGTATAATAGTTAAATTAAATGATGGATTAACAGGGTTTGCGCATGTTTCAGAATTGTCTTGGAATTTTGTAGATGATGTAGAAAGTTTATTTAACGAAGGGGAAAAAATTACAGTTAAAGTTTTGCATGTTGATAAAGAAAATAGAAAAATAAAATTAAGTGTAAAACAAACTAAAGAAAATCCTTGGAAAAAAATATCTAATGAATTGAAAAAAGGAGATAAAATATCTGGAAAAGTTGTTAAATATGTTGGAAAGGGTGCAGTTGTATTAATTGATGAATATGAAGTTGAAGCGTTTGTTCCAAAATCAAAAATTGAATTGAAAGAAAATGAAGAAATGGAACATGTATTGAAAATTGGAGATAGTGTTGAAGGGGAAATATTATCTATTGAATTTGAAAATGAAGAGCAAAAAGGTAGTATGGTTATTAGTTTAATAAAATAATGAGGTGAGTATATGAAACCAGTTGTGCTAATTATTGGAAAACCAAATGTAGGTAAATCAACTTTATTTAATAGGTTGATAAAAGAAAAAAAAGCTATTGTAATGGATTATCCAGGCGTTACTAGAGATCAAATATTTAGTGAGGCACGCTATGATGGGCGTGCCTTCACCTTAGTTGATACTTGTGGTATTTTTGAGGAACCTACTAATGAATTAGAAGAAATTGCAAAGAAAAAAGTTATAGAATCATTAAATGATTCTGATTTAATATTATTTGTAGTAGATGGAAGAAATGGATTAACACCAGAAGATTATTACTTAGCAGATATTTTAAGAAGGGTAAAAGAAAAAGTTATATTTGTTGCTAATAAGGTTGAATCATATGAAAAATATGAGATAAATATATTGCCTGAATTATATAAATTGGGTTTAGGTGAACCAATTCCTATTTCGGCAGAACATAATAAAAATTTAGATGAACTTATAGAGGGGATTTTTGAAAAAATACCTGAACATCCAATTGAAGAAGAATCTAATGAAGAGGTTATAAAAGTTGCTTTAATAGGGAGAGCTAATGCTGGTAAATCTTCTTTGTTTAATGCTATTACTGGTATTGAAAGAGCTATAGTTTCTGATGTTCCTGGAACTACAAGGGATAGCATAGATGAGTTAGTTGAAATTAATGGTCAAAAATATTTATTTATAGATACTGCAGGTTTAAAAAGAAAATCAAAAACATCTTATGGGTCTGTAGAAATGTACAGTACAGTTAGAACTATTCGAGCAATAGAAAATTCAGATGTTGTAGTTTTATTAATAGATGCTGTTGAAGGTATTACTCAACAAGATAAAAAAGTTATAGGGACTGCAGAAAATAGAGGTAAAGCTACAGTAATTGCATTTAATAAATGGGATTTAGTAAAATATCATGATAAAAGAATGGAAGAATATTTAAAACTTTTTGAAAAAGAATTATATTTTGTAAATTATAGTCCAGTAGTTTTTACATCAGCGGCTAAACATTGGGGCATAGAAAAATTAATGGATGCTATAGATAATTCGTATAATTCATATACCAAAAGAATACCAACTAGTGCGTTAAATGCTGCATTGGAAAGATTTATGATGGTTTCTCCACCTCCAATTAGAAAAGGAAAAAGGATTAAAATTTATTATGGGACTCAAGTAGATATAAAACCTCCAGTATTTACATTTTTCTGTAATATGCCTCAAGAAATACCTAAGTCATATCAAAGAGCAATTCAAAATATGATTCGAAGATATATCGATCCATTTATTGGAGCACCAGTATTTGTTAAATTTAAAAAAAGAGGCTAGTATTGAGGTGATTATATTGATGGATATATTTTGGATTATAATAGGTTATATAAGTGGATCAATACCTTTTAGTTATATTATGGCAAAATTAGCTGGAATTGATATAACAAAAGTTGGAAGTGGTAATGTAGGTGGTACAAATGTATTAAGAAGTGCAGGAGCTTTTTATGGTGTGTTCAGTATGATACTTGATTTATTAAAAGCTTTTATTCCAACTTTTTTAGCGTATAAACTAAGCGGTAATATTGCATATTTTGTAGGTTTTTTTGCTGTAATAGGACACATCTATCCAATTGTATTAAAATTTAGAGGTGGTAAAGGAGTTGCATCTACAGTTGGAGTTTATTTTGCATTAAATCCTATATTAGGACTTATATTCTTTTTAATATGGATTCCTATAACATTATTTACAAAATATGTTTCATTAGCTTCTATTGTTACTTTAACTACAATAGGTATTATAAGTTTTATATATTCATTTGAATTGGGCATATTAAATATTTTATTAGCATTAATTAGTGTTTATAAACACAAATCAAATATTGAAAGATTATTAAATAAAAATGAAAATAAAACAGATATTATAGAAATATTTAGAAAGACATTTAATAAATAAAATGAAAAGAAATTTTATTATATTATTATTTATTTTTATTATTAGTGTATCTTTTTCGCAAAATTTAACAGAAAGCGAAAAAATGGCTCGAAAACTTTTTTCTGAGAGCCTAGATTCTTTTTTCTCTGGAAAAAGGTATGATGCGAAATTGAAATTGGAAGAAGCTATGTCTAATCAAATATATTTAAATGATATTCCATATTTCTGGTATTATGCAGCAAAGCTGGATTTGTTATTGGGGAATATTAATAGAGCAAAAGAAGATTTAAATAATATTTTATTTTTTTCGCCTAATAATAGTGAAGCTATATCTTTATTAAATTTTATCGATTCTTTAAAAAAGATAAAATTTAATATAAACCCGGAAATAAAAATTAAAGAGATTGGAAGAATAAAAAATATTGTTGATTCAAATGAGAAATTTTTTATTGGTAATGATTTTTTGATTATAAATGAATATATATATATATTAGATATTGAAAATGATTTAATATACTATACAAATTTAGAAAATTCAGAGGAAAATTGGATAAGATTTGAAAGTATTAAAGAAGAAACCTTTAAACCATTTAATATGTACTATGACATTAGGACAGATAACTTTTATTTATCTGGAAATAGCGGATTATATATAATAAGAAACTTTTCTAATCAGCA
This window of the Marinitoga sp. 38H-ov genome carries:
- the ispH gene encoding 4-hydroxy-3-methylbut-2-enyl diphosphate reductase; its protein translation is MEIRLAKKIGFCYGVERAYKEALTLSKENKKVYIYGDLVHNNKVKKELIENNICFFYELDKLPMDSKDSICIIRAHGIPLKDKEYLRDNFSKVIDLTCPIVEKVFNYAYNIQKNGYYIIAYGKKEHAEMIGLKGNIDEKKLEIIKEPKGYNHSKICIISQTTMDYNKFREFSAEIVRLSDFNEVVIKDTICYETKIRENESKDIAIWAEFVIIIGGKHSSNTRKLYEIAKKYNDNAVHIDSVDELKGMDISGYNKIGILTGTSTPNKSVEEVIEYLRRGF
- a CDS encoding S1 RNA-binding domain-containing protein, translating into MVGDKNEFEKLLNEETEFQIKKGDIIKGKIITQGSDGVFVSAEGKPFDVYVGKDYLLKNVNDYKLGDEITVKLLKINESEGQAFGSEKAAKKDEIIGEITEGKIVKGKIKEKVNKGYKVILENVIEGFLPGSLAMINRNSDFPKEEMDFLVLKNEKRRNKTNIVVSRRGIIEKYTEEFFNNHHLNMIIEGVVTDIKEFGLFVNLNQYITALAPKSELSWDKNFDHMKYYKIGDKLKGVIIKLDKDSKKVSISVKRLKNDPWDEVERKFPIDSIVKGEVVEIFPFGFAIRLDEGIEGLVHESEIFWSGKGKIEDVVKVGDVVKVKVLSIDKDNKKISLSYKQVMGDPWEDIENKLKYGDIVEGIVEKILPNGIIVKLNDGLTGFAHVSELSWNFVDDVESLFNEGEKITVKVLHVDKENRKIKLSVKQTKENPWKKISNELKKGDKISGKVVKYVGKGAVVLIDEYEVEAFVPKSKIELKENEEMEHVLKIGDSVEGEILSIEFENEEQKGSMVISLIK
- the der gene encoding ribosome biogenesis GTPase Der, yielding MKPVVLIIGKPNVGKSTLFNRLIKEKKAIVMDYPGVTRDQIFSEARYDGRAFTLVDTCGIFEEPTNELEEIAKKKVIESLNDSDLILFVVDGRNGLTPEDYYLADILRRVKEKVIFVANKVESYEKYEINILPELYKLGLGEPIPISAEHNKNLDELIEGIFEKIPEHPIEEESNEEVIKVALIGRANAGKSSLFNAITGIERAIVSDVPGTTRDSIDELVEINGQKYLFIDTAGLKRKSKTSYGSVEMYSTVRTIRAIENSDVVVLLIDAVEGITQQDKKVIGTAENRGKATVIAFNKWDLVKYHDKRMEEYLKLFEKELYFVNYSPVVFTSAAKHWGIEKLMDAIDNSYNSYTKRIPTSALNAALERFMMVSPPPIRKGKRIKIYYGTQVDIKPPVFTFFCNMPQEIPKSYQRAIQNMIRRYIDPFIGAPVFVKFKKRG
- the plsY gene encoding glycerol-3-phosphate 1-O-acyltransferase PlsY, producing the protein MDIFWIIIGYISGSIPFSYIMAKLAGIDITKVGSGNVGGTNVLRSAGAFYGVFSMILDLLKAFIPTFLAYKLSGNIAYFVGFFAVIGHIYPIVLKFRGGKGVASTVGVYFALNPILGLIFFLIWIPITLFTKYVSLASIVTLTTIGIISFIYSFELGILNILLALISVYKHKSNIERLLNKNENKTDIIEIFRKTFNK